A genomic window from Chelonoidis abingdonii isolate Lonesome George chromosome 26, CheloAbing_2.0, whole genome shotgun sequence includes:
- the LOC116824822 gene encoding adenylate kinase isoenzyme 1 isoform X1: MGLCQARLPKTAKPLNPELQEMLKSQVIIFVIGGPGSGKGTQCERLAAKYQFQHLGMGNLLRAEASEPTRQGRQIKDILLKGALVPSGFVLNLLNANLLQREEAKGFLVNGFPRELNQAKDFERVVGRPPNIVIVLDCSTETMIQRLLLRGQTGHRADDHESCIRQRLETHYSLCEPVISYYQQKNLLRNILGEEPEDAIFAKCCSVLDSLR, translated from the exons ATGGGACTCTGCCAGGCCCGGCTTCCTAAAACTGCCAAGCCTCTGAATCCTGAACTGCAGG AGATGCTGAAGTCACAAGTCATCATCTTCGTGATAGGAGGCCCAGGCTCTGGCAAAGGGACACAGTGTGAGAGGCTGGCTGCCAAGTACCAGTTCCAGCACCTGGGCATGGGGAACCTACTGCGGGCGGAGGCCAGCGAGCCCACGCGCCAGGGGCGACAAATCAAGGACATCCTGCTGAAAGGAGCGCTCGTGCCTTCA GGCTTCGTCCTCAACCTGCTGAACGCCAacctgctgcagagagaggaggcGAAGGGCTTCTTGGTCAATGGCTTCCCCCGGGAGCTCAACCAGGCCAAGGACTTTGAGCGTGTG GTGGGGCGTCCTCCCAACATCGTGATCGTCTTGGACTGCTCAACGGAGACCATGATCCAGCGGCTGCTGCTGCGGGGCCAGACTGGCCATCGGGCCGACGACCACGAAAGCTGCATCCGCCAGCGGCTGGAGACTCACTACTCACTGTGCGAGCCCGTCATCAGCTACTACCAGCAGAAGAACCTGCTCAGAAAC ATTCTAGGTGAGGAGCCAGAAGACGCCATCTTCGCAAAGTGCTGCTCTGTCCTCGACAGCCTCCGTTAG
- the LOC116824822 gene encoding adenylate kinase isoenzyme 1 isoform X2 yields MLKSQVIIFVIGGPGSGKGTQCERLAAKYQFQHLGMGNLLRAEASEPTRQGRQIKDILLKGALVPSGFVLNLLNANLLQREEAKGFLVNGFPRELNQAKDFERVVGRPPNIVIVLDCSTETMIQRLLLRGQTGHRADDHESCIRQRLETHYSLCEPVISYYQQKNLLRNILGEEPEDAIFAKCCSVLDSLR; encoded by the exons ATGCTGAAGTCACAAGTCATCATCTTCGTGATAGGAGGCCCAGGCTCTGGCAAAGGGACACAGTGTGAGAGGCTGGCTGCCAAGTACCAGTTCCAGCACCTGGGCATGGGGAACCTACTGCGGGCGGAGGCCAGCGAGCCCACGCGCCAGGGGCGACAAATCAAGGACATCCTGCTGAAAGGAGCGCTCGTGCCTTCA GGCTTCGTCCTCAACCTGCTGAACGCCAacctgctgcagagagaggaggcGAAGGGCTTCTTGGTCAATGGCTTCCCCCGGGAGCTCAACCAGGCCAAGGACTTTGAGCGTGTG GTGGGGCGTCCTCCCAACATCGTGATCGTCTTGGACTGCTCAACGGAGACCATGATCCAGCGGCTGCTGCTGCGGGGCCAGACTGGCCATCGGGCCGACGACCACGAAAGCTGCATCCGCCAGCGGCTGGAGACTCACTACTCACTGTGCGAGCCCGTCATCAGCTACTACCAGCAGAAGAACCTGCTCAGAAAC ATTCTAGGTGAGGAGCCAGAAGACGCCATCTTCGCAAAGTGCTGCTCTGTCCTCGACAGCCTCCGTTAG